A window of Halomonas sp. GFAJ-1 contains these coding sequences:
- a CDS encoding amidase, translating to MSDTDLGLMDARSLAQLYETHKASPLEATRAALERIERFNNQVNAYVYVDNEGAENAAKASARRWGQGKPLSPIDGVPVSIKDLTQVADMPCREGSLTISDALCDTDAPPARMLREAGAIILGKTNTPEFGWKAVTDNRVFGATANPWDTRLTAGGSSGGAAAAAALNMGVLHQGGDSGGSIRIPASFTGVFGFKPTFGWTPQWPPSKEPSLSHLGPLTRSVKDAVSMLNVMGRYDYRDPYATRGQPACWGEDLDKGLEGLRIGFSSDLGYAQVDPQVAARVREAADKLAALGAEVVEVDPGFESPLDTFRKLWFTASLEQWSQMSSAQRELLDPGLVANAKEAESWSAVELFRALADRATLTQRLEYFNQQYHLLMTPTVTLPPFEINHEVPPGSKMRDWEEWAAFSYPFNLSQQPAASVPCGFTEQGLPVGFQLAGGKYDDKRVLRACHAYMQAHPPRFPSIPNPAHFAS from the coding sequence ATGAGCGATACCGACCTAGGCCTAATGGACGCACGCTCGCTGGCCCAGCTCTATGAAACACACAAAGCCTCACCCTTAGAGGCAACCCGAGCTGCACTAGAGCGTATTGAGCGGTTTAACAACCAAGTAAATGCTTACGTGTATGTAGATAACGAGGGCGCCGAAAACGCTGCCAAGGCTTCAGCAAGGCGCTGGGGGCAAGGAAAACCGCTGAGCCCTATCGACGGTGTACCCGTTTCCATTAAGGATCTTACCCAGGTGGCGGATATGCCCTGTCGAGAGGGGTCGCTCACCATCTCAGATGCGCTCTGCGATACCGATGCACCACCCGCCAGAATGTTACGAGAAGCAGGCGCAATTATTCTTGGTAAAACCAACACCCCTGAATTTGGCTGGAAGGCTGTCACTGATAACCGGGTCTTTGGCGCTACCGCTAACCCTTGGGATACACGACTAACAGCGGGCGGCTCTTCCGGTGGGGCCGCTGCGGCGGCAGCGCTAAATATGGGCGTGCTCCACCAAGGGGGTGACTCTGGGGGATCTATCCGAATTCCCGCATCATTTACCGGCGTTTTTGGTTTTAAGCCCACGTTCGGCTGGACACCCCAATGGCCGCCTTCTAAAGAACCCAGCCTTTCGCATTTAGGGCCACTTACCCGTTCGGTGAAAGATGCGGTCAGCATGCTCAATGTTATGGGCCGCTACGATTATCGCGACCCCTACGCCACCCGAGGCCAGCCAGCGTGCTGGGGTGAGGACTTGGATAAAGGCCTGGAAGGTTTGCGTATTGGCTTTTCAAGCGACTTAGGCTATGCCCAAGTTGACCCGCAAGTAGCAGCACGAGTGCGAGAAGCTGCCGATAAACTTGCGGCACTTGGCGCGGAAGTGGTTGAGGTAGATCCGGGGTTCGAATCGCCGCTGGATACGTTCCGCAAGCTCTGGTTTACCGCTTCGTTAGAACAGTGGTCACAAATGAGCAGTGCCCAGCGGGAACTGTTAGACCCAGGCTTAGTTGCCAATGCTAAAGAAGCAGAAAGCTGGTCAGCGGTTGAGTTATTTCGCGCCCTTGCCGACCGTGCCACACTCACCCAGCGACTAGAGTATTTTAATCAGCAATACCACCTATTGATGACCCCCACCGTGACCCTTCCTCCATTTGAAATTAACCATGAAGTCCCTCCAGGCAGTAAAATGCGCGACTGGGAAGAGTGGGCGGCGTTTAGCTATCCGTTTAACCTAAGCCAGCAACCCGCCGCTTCAGTGCCCTGCGGCTTTACCGAACAAGGCTTACCCGTAGGTTTTCAACTAGCAGGTGGTAAATATGACGATAAACGCGTGCTGAGAGCTTGCCACGCCTATATGCAGGCGCATCCACCTCGCTTCCCTAGCATCCCGAACCCCGCTCACTTCGCAAGCTAA